The following are encoded in a window of Centroberyx gerrardi isolate f3 chromosome 1, fCenGer3.hap1.cur.20231027, whole genome shotgun sequence genomic DNA:
- the LOC139930082 gene encoding interferon-induced very large GTPase 1-like, which translates to MALKMSMCQFSVPLLLPHGNNSQSTLMLWALRDILKEWRPHDMSESKGFVEDNIVHANIPLFSFVRLKNCSLSKSQILNHVLSSGQQNLNVFIHRDMEGGAVQRTIANGLVEVCWYLPCGSEKLDAFPKPIAFANLRGDVCESLAEFSFLLQVSTATFLFLDKIEEPEHRILTSLQDVRSKLFLVVNRKEGNGREDMMSVKRTLEALHLPNNSVKIKDPRVNVAEFSRKLCTAIKTTLTDVTTTMNIEDMLDKAVELGLSVDECKSDLQKKAADEIMKGIGVRSIPDYKKQQLPLQGDNWKNLAQLEKEECRLQKAGDLGLEEYKSQLQAEKLCIRKEQSKYKLSGAMKSFIASLAKTDKQEKDFFLKWMKLKLDAHSRRKLSVLRNKFKEQCQKKDMKLIAELHHALLESSLGIEHYMREMGQIYEVSSSNKPADEISGLPGLAAEMLLDGYPLELLDGDASNIPERWVTDVLMELHRKVGEKSRLLVLTVLGVQSTGKSTLLNTMFGVQFPVSSGRCTRGAFMLFLRIGDDMQSDLNCDFILLIDTEGLKSPDLAQLDDSYEHDNQLATFVIGLSDVTIINIAMENSTEMKDVLQIAAHAFLRMKEIGKKPICHFVHQNVAGVSAHTKNMTERKHLLDQLNEMTQIAADMERQPSIKAFTDVMDYDMEKNNWYIPGLWHGTPPMAPVNTGYSEAVADFKKNLLETLESDTNSEVSQIPEFLKWMSSLWKAVKYENFIFSFRNTLVAQAYRNLCKEFSQWEWDFRKEIFSWQTATELEISNADNESDIQCWNTLVASKKSEASEKIKFQKNKMREKLQTYYKRKDKRVNLIEKYKIDFSKSINSLENEIKHSVNNKLDCALELKISAKKAQDIQRKYRDVIEERVMKFLSTCKESTLSDEKLTDEFEKMWTGAVVNMSGLKERNISKCIFKQLRKNFSNQNVNEELQHIEDLNEFGKDSFKARSEHIDSCMKKIQNLFLKQNMKGDLQSFADDVIETCTRFVQDTAKTNGDYHDTFTNDLLKKIDESLKQSYQRLKTNTQFEIDLKLHICGTASREFRQMHRKYLVDNDPQTQLEKYKTQYLSDFLDLYKEKDHCQRKATDFVQFCIKPAVEEYINRSLGIDIVDEILTSCHSLEYSSRSFFQYCILKELLEKEDFKSFVKYICKYEIYVKDWIIQHILQKMSEDKTLCKLKNINLEVIVKKTTEAIKQASKGEDGSPLPETNESITELINNMRRYLIKDISISMEAVKGVLFQIQSTCDPFTKSLIKSLSDLREELQQEFSNSEDITETLNKLPIKPQDELFKRVFGCGQQCPFCKVPCEAGGKDHRQHHSAVHRPQGLGKYRYTDNQKLAESLCTTDVQSKHRFQNIETSLDWHPYKQYHKYYPDWHIPPDPSIEASDYWKYVLVQYNDRFAKRYKAKPADVPEAWRSITKQQALKGLNDAFNIK; encoded by the coding sequence ATGGCCCTCAAGATGTCAATGTGCCAGTTTTCTGTTCCTCTGCTATTACCCCATGGCAATAACAGTCAGTCTACCCTGATGCTATGGGCGCTGAGAGACATCCTCAAAGAGTGGCGTCCACATGATATGTCTGAATCAAAAGGGTTTGTTGAAGACAACATTGTTCATGCAAATATACCACTCTTTTCCTTCGTAAGGCTTAAGAACTGTAGTTTATCCAAGTCTCAAATTTTGAATCATGTTCTCAGCAGTGGCCAGCAGAATCTCAATGTCTTCATACACAGAGATATGGAAGGAGGAGCAGTTCAAAGAACAATTGCCAATGGATTGGTAGAGGTTTGCTGGTACCTTCCTTGTGGTTCAGAAAAACTTGACGCATTTCCAAAGCCAATTGCCTTTGCCAATTTGAGAGGAGATGTTTGTGAGTCACTAGCAGAATTCAGTTTTCTTTTGCAAGTATCAACAGCTACCTTTCTATTCCTGGACAAAATTGAAGAACCTGAGCACAGGATTTTGACTTCTCTTCAAGATGTGAGATCCAAACTCTTCTTAGTTGTTAATCGCAAGGAGGGGAATGGTCGTGAGGACATGATGTCTGTCAAGAGAACACTTGAAGCATTACATTTGCCAAACAACAGTGTGAAAATCAAAGATCCAAGAGTAAATGTTGCAGAGTTTTCAAGGAAACTTTGTACAGCCATCAAGACAACACTGACAGATGTAACAACCACAATGAACATTGAAGATATGCTTGACAAAGCTGTGGAACTTGGTCTGTCTGTGGATGAATGCAAAAGTGACCTCCAAAAGAAAGCAGCAGATGAAATCATGAAAGGTATTGGTGTGCGGAGTATACCAGACTACAAGAAACAACAGCTTCCTTTGCAAGGAGATAATTGGAAAAACTTAGCCCAATTAGAGAAAGAGGAATGTAGATTGCAAAAAGCTGGTGATTTAGGATTGGAGGAATATAAATCTCAGCTACAGGCAGAAAAACTATGCATTAGGAAGGAGCAAAGCAAATACAAACTATCTGGAgcaatgaagagttttattgcATCTTTAGCCAAAACTGACAAACAggaaaaagatttttttctcaagtggATGAAACTCAAGCTTGATGCACATTCACGGAGAAAACTGTCTGTACTGCGCAACAAATTCAAAGAACAATGCCAGAAGAAAGACATGAAGCTTATTGCAGAGTTACATCACGCTTTGCTGGAAAGCTCTTTGGGAATAGAGCATTACATGAGAGAGATGGGACAGATCTACGAGGTTTCCAGCTCAAATAAACCTGCTGATGAAATATCTGGTCTCCCTGGGTTGGCTGCTGAAATGCTGTTGGATGGATATCCTTTAGAGCTCTTGGATGGAGACGCTTCCAACATCCCAGAGAGATGGGTGACAGATGTGCTGATGGAGCTTCACAGGAAGGTTGGAGAGAAGAGCAGACTGTTAGTACTGACTGTGTTGGGTGTACAAAGTACAGGGAAGTCAACGCTGCTCAACACTATGTTTGGTGTGCAGTTTCCTGTCAGCAGTGGCAGATGCACTAGAGGAGCTTTCATGCTCTTCCTCAGAATTGGAGACGATATGCAAAGTGACTTGAATTGTGACTTTATACTTCTCATTGACACAGAGGGTCTAAAGTCTCCTGACTTGGCACAACTGGATGATAGTTATGAGCATGACAACCAGCTGGCAACCTTTGTCATTGGTTTAAGTGATGTCACCATTATCAACATTGCAATGGAGAACTCAACAGAAATGAAAGATGTCCTGCAAATTGCAGCTCATGCATTCTTAAGAATGAAGGAAATTGGGAAAAAGccaatttgtcattttgtgcacCAAAATGTTGCTGGAGTTTCTGCTCATACGAAGAAcatgacagaaagaaagcatCTCTTGGATCAGCTCAATGAAATGACACAGATTGCAGCTGACATGGAGAGACAGCCTTCTATTAAAGCATTCACAGATGTGATGGACTAtgacatggaaaaaaacaactggtACATCCCAGGGCTTTGGCATGGAACTCCTCCGATGGCACCAGTGAACACCGGCTACAGTGAAGCTGTAGCAGATTTCAAGAAAAATCTTTTGGAAACTCTGGAAAGTGACACAAACAGTGAAGTCTCACAGATACCTGAGTTTCTAAAATGGATGAGTAGTCTCTGGAAAGCTGTGAAATACGAGAACTTCATTTTTAGTTTCAGAAACACTCTTGTGGCTCAAGCCTATCGCAACCTTTGCAAAGAGTTCAGTCAATGGGAATGGGATTTCAGAAAAGAGATTTTCTCCTGGCAGACAGCAACAGAGTTGGAAATCTCCAATGCTGACAATGAATCTGACATACAATGTTGGAATACACTGGTTGCATCAAAAAAATCAGAGGCATCAGAAAAGATAAaattccaaaaaaacaaaatgagggAGAAACTTCAGACCTACTACAAAAGGAAAGACAAACGTGTAAATCTGATAGAGAAATACAAAATTGACTTTTCCAAAAGTATCAATAgtcttgaaaatgaaatcaaacattCTGTGAATAATAAATTGGATTGTGCCCTTGAGCTAAAAATAAGTGCAAAAAAGGCTCAGGACATTCAGAGGAAATACAGAGATGTGATTGAAGAACGGGTGATGAAGTTCCTGAGCACCTGCAAAGAATCAACGCTGTCCGATGAAAAATTGACAGATGAGTTTGAGAAGATGTGGACTGGAGCTGTTGTAAACATGTCTGGCTTGAAAGAACGAAATATATCTAAATGTATCTTCAAGCAGTTGAGAAAAAATTTCTCAAATCAGAATGTCAATGAGGAATTGCAGCATATTGAAGACTTAAATGAATTTGGAAAGGATTCATTTAAGGCCAGGAGTGAACATATAGACTCCTGTATGAAGAAGATTCAAAATCTGTTCctcaaacaaaacatgaaaggaGATTTGCAGAGCtttgcagatgatgtcattGAGACTTGCACACGGTTTGTGCAAGATACTGCTAAGACAAACGGAGATTACCATGACACTTTCACAAACGATCTTCTGAAGAAAATAGATGAATCCCTTAAACAAAGCTACCAGCGCCTCAAAACAAATACCCAATTTGAGATTGACCTGAAACTTCACATATGTGGCACTGCTTCAAGGGAATTCCGTCAAATGCACAGAAAATACTTGGTAGATAATGATCCCCAAACTCAGCTGGAGAAGTACAAGACTCAGTACTTGTCAGATTTTCTCGACTTATACAAAGAGAAAGATCATTGCCAACGCAAAGCAACTGATTTTGTCCAGTTTTGTATCAAACCTGCTGTGGAAGAGTACATCAATAGATCTCTTGGAATAGACATTGTGGATGAAATTTTGACAAGTTGCCATTCACTAGAGTACAGTTCACGCTCATTTTTCCAGTATTGCATTCTAAAAGAGTTGCTGGAAAAGGAAGACTTCAAGAGTTTTGTCAAGtacatttgtaaatatgaaatatatgttAAGGATTGGATAATTCAGCACATcctgcaaaaaatgtcagagGACAAGACTTTGTGCAAACTGAAAAACATCAATCTGGAGGTaatagttaaaaaaacaacagaagcaATTAAGCAGGCCTCAAAAGGAGAGGATGGCTCTCCCTTGCCAGAAACCAATGAGAGCATCACAGAGCTCATCAACAACATGCGCAGATACTTGATTAAAGACATCTCAATCTCAATGGAGGCTGTAAAAGGCGTACTGTTTCAAATACAAAGCACATGCGATCCATTTACCAAGAGCCTCATTAAATCATTGAGTGACTTAAGGGAAGAGCTCCAGCAGGAATTCTCAAACTCTGAAGACATCACTGAGACGCTGAACAAACTTCCCATCAAACCACAGGATGAGCTCTTCAAGCGGGTGTTTGGCTGCGGACAGCAATGCCCCTTTTGTAAAGTTCCATGTGAGGCTGGAGGTAAAGACCACAGGCAACATCATTCAGCTGTGCATCGGCCACAAGGTCTTGGTAAATACAGATATACAGACAATCAGAAGCTGGCTGAATCACTGTGTACAACTGATGTGCAGAGTAAACATCGATTCCAAAACATAGAGACCAGCTTGGATTGGCATCCTTACAAACAATACCATAAATACTATCCAGACTGGCACATTCCCCCAGACCCCTCCATAGAGGCGTCTGACTACTGGAAGTATGTCCTGGTGCAATACAATGACAGATTTGCTAAAAGATACAAGGCCAAACCAGCTGATGTTCCAGAGGCCTGGAGGAGCATCACAAAGCAACAAGCACTCAAGGGTTTGAACGACGCCTTCAATATAAAGTGA